A single genomic interval of Deltaproteobacteria bacterium harbors:
- a CDS encoding nucleotidyltransferase domain-containing protein has translation MMKYSLDLKKFKQYLAQQGYRGMADFARKAKIHRNTLQNLIRGKELFCRAFSKIAAKLKVDPLDLMSPQFSISTKVKNVQLIYPFVVRLLKEDKNITLVLLGSRVTGQMKKYSDWDIGVLRYPQPLTGKEFLKLKGILDEMSEDFVYQIDLINLNQAPHWFLESIQHNVIYLEGNLEGFSYLQGIFNGIEKEKAA, from the coding sequence ATGATGAAATATAGCCTTGACCTGAAAAAATTTAAGCAATACCTGGCTCAACAAGGTTATCGTGGCATGGCTGATTTTGCTCGCAAGGCTAAGATCCACCGCAATACGCTACAAAACCTCATTCGCGGTAAAGAATTATTTTGTCGGGCTTTTTCAAAAATTGCAGCCAAATTAAAAGTTGATCCCCTCGATCTCATGAGCCCTCAATTTAGCATTTCTACAAAAGTTAAAAACGTTCAATTAATTTACCCCTTTGTTGTTCGGTTACTGAAAGAAGATAAAAATATAACTTTAGTCTTATTGGGTTCACGAGTGACCGGACAAATGAAAAAATATTCTGATTGGGATATTGGTGTGCTTCGCTATCCACAACCTTTAACCGGTAAAGAATTTTTAAAACTTAAAGGGATTCTTGATGAGATGAGCGAAGATTTTGTTTATCAGATTGATCTCATCAATCTTAATCAAGCACCTCATTGGTTTTTAGAAAGCATTCAACATAATGTTATCTATCTAGAAGGAAACCTAGAAGGGTTTAGTTATCTGCAAGGAATATTTAATGGAATCGAAAAAGAAAAAGCTGCTTAA
- a CDS encoding nucleotidyltransferase substrate binding protein, with protein MESKKKKLLKAKKNLEAALKQYQQNSNELNFLTVVKTYEIVVEYAWRELKLVVEDEGLEAPSPKMAIKQAAKLNYLNKPEVWLLCIDARNNSVHDYFGISEKEYIELAKNLLVLMKEAKVFQT; from the coding sequence ATGGAATCGAAAAAGAAAAAGCTGCTTAAAGCTAAAAAAAATTTAGAAGCGGCTCTCAAGCAATATCAACAAAACTCGAATGAACTCAATTTTTTGACCGTCGTTAAAACCTATGAAATTGTCGTGGAGTATGCATGGCGTGAATTAAAGCTAGTCGTTGAAGATGAAGGCCTAGAAGCACCCTCTCCAAAAATGGCAATCAAACAAGCTGCGAAGCTTAATTATCTTAATAAACCTGAAGTTTGGCTACTGTGCATTGATGCTCGAAATAACAGTGTTCATGATTACTTTGGGATTTCAGAAAAAGAATATATTGAATTGGCTAAAAATCTTCTAGTGCTTATGAAAGAAGCAAAAGTCTTCCAAACATAA
- a CDS encoding M48 family metallopeptidase yields MAQLKKHAGQIPPLFKPYIDEANYQKTQEYTRAKTHYLWAHRAFDALILWGLLLTGIFAKVDVWLGHYFSGYLHSLVYLFFFAGVFYALGLPFAIYHQFVLEERFGFNKTTAKTFIIDQIKTLGLSLIIGAPLLLLILWLIKTTGTYWWVWGWLAILFVQFLVAALFPVLLAPIFYKFTPLAEGELKQKIIAIAQKIKFKMSGIFTIDGSRRSGHSNAFFAGLGKTRRIVLFDTLVTQLTTDELVAVLAHEMGHNIKKHIRNGLILSSLTSLLGFYVLALLLHHAPFYLSFGISAPSIHIGFLLFGLFYSAVTFPFEPFLNWISRKHEYEADQFSVEVTTDKASMTQSLIKLSKDNLSNLTPHPWYSFFYYSHPTTLERAEAIAFQKSPRSRRK; encoded by the coding sequence TTGGCTCAGCTTAAAAAGCATGCAGGGCAAATCCCTCCTCTATTCAAGCCCTATATTGATGAAGCCAATTATCAAAAGACGCAAGAGTATACCCGGGCTAAAACTCACTATCTATGGGCTCACCGTGCCTTTGATGCGTTGATTCTTTGGGGCCTGCTCTTAACCGGCATTTTTGCTAAAGTTGATGTTTGGTTGGGGCATTATTTTTCCGGCTATTTGCATAGCCTGGTCTATTTATTTTTCTTTGCTGGGGTTTTTTATGCCTTGGGGCTCCCTTTTGCGATTTATCACCAATTTGTTTTAGAAGAACGCTTTGGCTTTAATAAAACGACTGCCAAGACCTTTATTATCGATCAAATTAAAACCTTAGGCCTATCTTTAATCATTGGCGCTCCGCTGCTGTTATTAATTTTGTGGTTGATTAAGACCACCGGCACCTATTGGTGGGTATGGGGTTGGCTGGCTATTTTGTTTGTTCAATTTTTGGTGGCGGCATTATTTCCTGTTTTGTTGGCCCCTATTTTTTATAAATTCACTCCCTTGGCCGAAGGAGAATTAAAACAAAAAATTATTGCCATTGCCCAAAAAATTAAATTTAAAATGTCAGGCATTTTCACGATTGATGGCTCAAGGCGCTCGGGCCATTCTAATGCCTTCTTTGCAGGCTTAGGTAAAACTCGTCGGATTGTTTTATTTGATACCTTAGTGACCCAACTCACCACCGATGAACTGGTGGCCGTGTTGGCCCACGAGATGGGCCACAATATTAAAAAACATATTCGCAACGGGCTGATTTTATCGAGCCTCACTTCACTCCTTGGGTTTTACGTGCTCGCCTTACTGCTTCACCATGCGCCTTTCTATCTATCTTTTGGGATTTCAGCCCCTAGTATTCACATAGGATTTTTATTGTTCGGTCTTTTTTATTCGGCCGTAACCTTTCCCTTTGAACCTTTTTTAAATTGGATTTCGCGCAAACACGAATACGAGGCCGATCAATTTTCTGTAGAAGTCACGACCGACAAAGCAAGCATGACCCAATCTTTGATCAAGCTCTCTAAAGATAATTTATCGAATTTAACGCCCCACCCTTGGTATAGTTTTTTTTACTATTCCCACCCCACCACCTTAGAACGTGCTGAGGCTATAGCCTTTCAGAAATCGCCTAGATCAAGGCGAAAATAA
- a CDS encoding ferredoxin--NADP reductase, whose translation MALEYNSTLINRKTLYEGLDILTVKPDFPLNAFKAGQFATLGLLSHEPAFSGTTPPSSQDANKMIRRAYSVASSPKNLDNLEFYIVLVPEGELTPRLFNLKVGAKLWMAPKITGKFILDDCPADKDVLMIATGTGVAPYMSMIRTHFNSNQKRKFIVVHGVRIAGDLGYDEELKNYASQNKNFFYLPMVSRPKESPNWKGIAGRINDNIRGGILEKECGVVWDPKKIEVFMCGNPGMIQGIVDDLSKYGFILDHGAERGTLHKEDYW comes from the coding sequence ATGGCTTTGGAATATAATTCCACTTTGATCAACCGTAAGACCCTTTATGAGGGCTTAGACATCCTTACGGTAAAGCCTGATTTTCCTTTAAACGCTTTTAAGGCCGGCCAATTTGCCACCCTAGGTTTATTAAGCCACGAGCCCGCTTTTTCAGGCACCACGCCGCCTTCCAGCCAAGATGCCAATAAAATGATTCGGCGTGCCTATTCGGTAGCCAGTTCTCCAAAAAATTTAGACAACTTAGAATTTTATATTGTGTTGGTTCCCGAAGGCGAACTAACGCCAAGGCTCTTTAATTTAAAAGTTGGGGCCAAACTTTGGATGGCCCCCAAAATTACCGGTAAATTTATTTTAGATGATTGCCCCGCAGATAAAGATGTTTTGATGATTGCAACGGGTACTGGGGTAGCACCTTATATGAGCATGATTCGAACCCATTTTAACTCTAACCAAAAACGCAAATTTATTGTGGTGCATGGGGTGCGTATTGCTGGCGATTTAGGCTATGATGAAGAATTAAAAAATTATGCCAGCCAAAATAAAAACTTTTTTTATTTGCCCATGGTTTCACGGCCCAAGGAAAGCCCCAATTGGAAAGGGATCGCCGGTCGTATCAACGATAATATTCGAGGCGGGATTTTAGAAAAAGAGTGTGGCGTGGTGTGGGATCCCAAAAAGATAGAAGTTTTTATGTGTGGTAATCCCGGGATGATCCAGGGGATTGTCGATGACCTTTCAAAGTACGGCTTTATTCTCGATCACGGCGCTGAGCGAGGCACCCTTCATAAAGAAGATTACTGGTAA